The Janthinobacterium lividum genome has a window encoding:
- a CDS encoding GNAT family protein, with product MNDISPDKVFVPLELHGIRLEALAPHHAAGLRAAATDGELWNLRVTSVPEPDQVDQYIFKGIEMRPSRFAFAVIDVASGEVLGTTSYHDVVPEVKRLEIGYTWYAKRCQRSHVNTTCKLLLLAHAFDTLGCALVGLRTDNFNHASQAAIERLGAKKDGVLRHHALRRDGTVRDTVMYSITRGEWPEIAAHLRYKLAQRPIAALPRAGEPAPC from the coding sequence GTGAACGACATCAGCCCGGACAAAGTCTTCGTTCCCCTGGAACTGCACGGCATCCGCCTCGAAGCGCTGGCGCCGCACCACGCGGCTGGCCTGCGCGCGGCAGCCACGGATGGCGAGCTGTGGAATCTGCGCGTCACCTCCGTGCCCGAACCGGACCAGGTGGACCAGTACATTTTCAAGGGCATCGAGATGCGCCCTTCGCGCTTCGCCTTTGCCGTCATCGACGTGGCCAGCGGCGAGGTGCTCGGCACCACCAGCTACCACGACGTGGTGCCAGAGGTCAAACGCCTGGAAATCGGCTACACCTGGTATGCGAAGCGCTGCCAGCGCAGCCACGTCAACACCACCTGCAAATTGCTGCTGCTGGCGCACGCCTTCGACACGCTCGGCTGCGCGCTGGTGGGCCTGCGCACCGACAATTTCAACCACGCCTCGCAGGCGGCCATCGAACGCCTGGGCGCGAAAAAGGATGGCGTGCTGCGCCACCATGCGCTGCGCCGCGACGGCACCGTGCGCGACACCGTCATGTACAGCATCACGCGCGGCGAGTGGCCGGAAATCGCCGCCCATTTGCGCTACAAGCTGGCGCAGCGTCCCATCGCCGCACTGCCCCGCGCGGGAGAGCCGGCGCCATGCTGA